The following coding sequences are from one Dermacentor andersoni chromosome 5, qqDerAnde1_hic_scaffold, whole genome shotgun sequence window:
- the LOC126531651 gene encoding uncharacterized protein: MSSEVPNLWRYCSQLNQLCPDLLPVGKVYADLRWSGTPYTARRLDHSVGCTHGSGSGGTNGGRVCPVFACLSAWNEFLMFINMELREAPPGELSLTRMHGTSPSSRCRWIARVRHAAVLVHWLLTVHRCVRRVELDVLVVQRSGPYSALYYDALHHSANIRELTLLGWHSNMDATKRLVASIAHMKRLERLDCTNVDFSEEASFAEYIATTGTLKALTLINVAAHPGCLPALRKALVSNSSITVLSVNIEYLSGDSDDAFFSYLKKTAILKRLSLSKPSFSRCSYLGAVLEALSQNKSVSKLYLVGFTLTTPDAWSFARLLDTNRALRIIGFKYCEWNLQADEYLFPLSRSSKIGESARTDRTLWNVLPLAVALEVVSGLEEIMLNVSAFNASEQHALLCAVASNSTIKKVKFDAVASDTISSLCEALRITGTKDRVDLGVVDTCVGDLVRVQASCKEASELRLEIAPDDDAEAILECLKVLPSCTRLVEMDLCLEETPLDPEPCLLLSECIVHSQSLRQLCMMFFASGDAVVLIIKALSCNHTLEDITIENWKLDDESSSLLASLVANSKFITHFVFRTLWFVGHKPLVFHLAKRLACNTTLVSLHIDENRNFQEQMAAAMDIVRRNAALVDCGAHFVMGSRNKRYAEAFERVARSPALVARVQEQAEGQCLRRANDAIQEAVRSLRDMESFMKVAGVVKDCLSWDESVEYRQRLDVLPFDCWLHVRQYIKVADVLHDEPLANPISRPKRGLWPRVMRGRRSNKAPRFRI, from the coding sequence ATGTCTTCGGAGGTACCAAACTTGTGGCGTTACTGCAGCCAGCTGAACCAGCTCTGTCCCGACCTGCTGCCGGTCGGCAAGGTGTACGCGGACCTTCGGTGGTCCGGCACGCCTTACACTGCCAGGCGCCTGGACCACAGCGTGGGATGCACGCACGGGTCGGGCAGCGGCGGCACCAATGGGGGTCGAGTGTGCCCCGTATTTGCGTGTCTCTCAGCATGGAATGAATTCCTCATGTTCATCAACATGGAGCTGCGCGAAGCACCTCCCGGTGAGCTCTCACTGACGCGCATGCATGGAACATCCCCCAGTTCACGCTGCCGTTGGATCGCCCGCGTCCGCCATGCTGCCGTCCTGGTCCACTGGCTCCTCACAGTGCACCGCTGCGTCCGTCGTGTCGAACTGGACGTGCTCGTGGTGCAGAGATCAGGCCCGTACTCTGCGCTGTACTACGACGCCTTGCATCACAGCGCGAACATTCGCGAGCTCACTCTGCTCGGCTGGCACTCAAACATGGACGCAACCAAACGCCTCGTCGCGTCCATCGCCCACATGAAACGCCTAGAGAGGCTAGACTGCACGAATGTGGACTTCTCAGAAGAAGCGAGTTTCGCGGAGTACATCGCCACCACAGGCACGCTGAAGGCGCTCACGTTGATTAACGTTGCGGCGCATCCCGGCTGCCTTCCAGCTCTCCGAAAGGCGCTTGTCTCAAACAGCTCCATAACTGTGCTCTCCGTCAACATCGAGTATTTAAGTGGAGACAGCGATGACGCATTTTTCTCTTACCTTAAAAAAACTGCCATCCTCAAGCGCCTCAGCCTAAGCAAGCCTTCTTTCAGCCGATGCTCTTACCTAGGGGCAGTGTTAGAGGCCCTGTCGCAAAACAAGAGCGTCTCGAAACTATACCTTGTGGGATTTACCCTCACGACACCAGATGCCTGGTCATTTGCTCGTTTATTGGACACGAATCGCGCTCTTAGGATCATTGGTTTCAAGTACTGCGAGTGGAACTTACAGGCGGATGAGTATTTGTTCCCTCTTTCGCGGAGTTCAAAGATTGGCGAGTCGGCCCGCACTGACCGAACCCTCTGGAATGTACTTCCCCTCGCCGTAGCCTTGGAAGTTGTCTCTGGCCTTGAAGAAATAATGCTAAATGTGAGTGCTTTCAATGCTAGCGAGCAACACGCCCTGCTCTGCGCGGTAGCGTCCAATAGTACTATCAAAAAGGTCAAATTTGATGCGGTAGCCTCCGACACCATAAGTTCCTTGTGCGAAGCCCTCCGAATTACAGGCACGAAAGATAGAGTAGACCTGGGTGTTGTGGACACATGCGTAGGAGACCTGGTCCGTGTGCAAGCATCCTGCAAGGAAGCCAGTGAACTTCGTCTCGAGATTGCCCCTGATGATGATGCCGAAGCAATTCTAGAGTGTCTTAAGGTGCTGCCCTCTTGCACCCGTTTGGTCGAGATGGACCTTTGTCTGGAGGAAACGCCGCTTGACCCCGAACCATGCCTTCTTCTCTCTGAGTGCATAGTGCACAGCCAATCTTTGCGACAACTCTGCATGATGTTCTTTGCGAGTGGAGACGCGGTGGTGCTTATTATAAAGGCACTCTCTTGCAACCACACATTAGAGGATATTACAATCGAAAATTGGAAGCTGGATGATGAAAGCAGCTCCTTACTTGCTAGTCTGGTGGCGAACAGTAAATTCATTACCCACTTTGTTTTCAGAACACTTTGGTTTGTGGGGCACAAACCTCTCGTGTTTCATCTCGCCAAACGCCTTGCATGCAATACTACCTTGGTGTCTTTGCACATTGACGAAAATCGCAATTTTCAGGAGCAAATGGCCGCGGCAATGGACATTGTCAGACGGAACGCGGCGCTCGTTGATTGTGGAGCGCACTTTGTGATGGGTTCAAGGAACAAGCGCTACGCGGAAGCTTTCGAGCGAGTCGCCCGCAGTCCGGCCCTCGTGGCCAGGGTGCAAGAACAGGCCGAAGGTCAATGTCTCCGTCGAGCGAATGATGCGATCCAGGAAGCCGTGCGATCTCTCAGGGATATGGAATCATTCATGAAAGTTGCGGGCGTGGTGAAGGATTGCTTGTCGTGGGATGAGAGCGTCGAATATCGTCAGCGCTTGGATGTTCTGCCCTTTGACTGCTGGCTTCATGTGAGGCAGTACATAAAGGTCGCCGACGTGTTACACGATGAGCCACTCGCCAATCCTATTTCGCGACCCAAGCGCGGCCTGTGGCCACGAGTGATGCGGGGAAGACGCAGCAACAAAGCGCCTCGCTTCAGGATTTGA